Proteins co-encoded in one Pelobates fuscus isolate aPelFus1 chromosome 5, aPelFus1.pri, whole genome shotgun sequence genomic window:
- the LOC134612229 gene encoding tubulin polyglutamylase TTLL5-like → MAGQQPKKGEPSERQEKEHHPCIIWTGGSEKTPVVKFQAEGATGMVCLREVGEHYQLAYKMARIGNSPVSTMLSAHGFQKVETSSSNFNLMWTGPYNNASVLANLSKFQKINHFPNSMQLGRKDLLCKNIQTLQKKHGAQTYNFLPQSYVLPNDNKEFRKVISKDQGPWISKPVSACQGRGIQIINSFSQINRRETLLVSRYIKNPLLVDGFKFDLRLYVLVTSYDPLIIYLYEEGLTRFATNQYKPTEDNMKNQYMHLTNTSINKANANYVRSTNPEVENHGSLWSMGALLRHLKELGKDTATLMSKIEELVIKSIISAEGSIASVLQGTLADRRKCFELYGFDVLVDETLKPWLLEVNLMPSLVSDGPLELKIKANLLADTLTLIGVQCQNTQQNMDKGPIITAKVKEGYQKTAAGQTETSQERMKIIREVKEEEERRGGFIRIFPNKDTWKKYSNFLTYKSFNSMLASHLFTKKSSKPGSSSNGLGQHSALYERKLPLLRTNIPEMALSQGSPSHSRATPKDVRTCKPLNKIQPLHLHAAKMSDPKASRFGVGQHSVLRGQKQPSLQTNKSVIPSKTSHMSSERVSREVERQRLPNLVTCKPLDNIQPRQLLSTKLSDQKSSSSGPSALYQQKLPPLQSNRPVDHVMTLRQFNSKKNCTQKCGYNSVRPSKIFHQSSERVPKDIRRQGLCGIRDSSTDSGSMRQVDPQPTVVYGSSELLNIITGFSSTYQQLCAELDRL, encoded by the coding sequence ATGGCTGGACAACAGCCTAAGAAGGGTGAACCCTCTGAGCGCCAGGAGAAAGAACACCACCCCTGCATAATATGGACTGGGGGTTCAGAAAAAACGCCAGTGGTGAAATTTCAAGCAGAAGGCGCAACTGGAATGGTATGCCTGCGTGAGGTGGGAGAACACTACCAACTGGCATACAAGATGGCTCGTATCGGGAATAGCCCGGTCAGCACAATGCTATCTGCTCATGGGTTTCAGAAAGTGGAAACCAGCAGTAGCAATTTCAATTTGATGTGGACAGGACCATACAATAATGCTTCTGTCTTGGCAAATCTTTCCAAATTTCAGAAAATCAACCACTTCCCCAATTCTATGCAGTTGGGACGCAAGGATCTACTCTGCAAAAACATTCAAACCCTGCAGAAGAAACATGGGGCTCAGACATACAACTTCCTACCCCAGAGTTATGTACTTCCCAATGATAACAAGGAATTCCGCAAAGTTATTTCCAAGGATCAAGGCCCCTGGATCTCAAAGCCTGTCTCTGCCTGTCAAGGACGCGGAATTCAGATTATCAATTCCTTCTCTCAAATAAACAGAAGGGAAACACTCCTAGTCTCTCGTTACATAAAAAATCCACTTCTTGTTGACGGATTTAAATTTGACCTACGCCTCTATGTACTGGTCACGTCGTATGATCCACTCATTATTTACCTATATGAAGAGGGTCTGACAAGGTTTGCCACTAATCAATACAAACCAACGGAGGATAACATGAAAAATCAATATATGCATTTGACTAACACCAGCATAAACAAAGCAAATGCAAACTATGTGAGATCCACAAATCCGGAAGTGGAAAATCATGGCAGTTTATGGAGCATGGGTGCATTGCTGCGTCACCTAAAGGAATTGGGAAAAGACACAGCCACGCTCATGTCTAAAATAGAAGAGCTTGTTATTAAAAGCATAATATCGGCGGAAGGCTCTATTGCCTCAGTGTTGCAAGGAACGCTCGCTGACAGAAGAAAGTGTTTTGAATTGTACGGCTTTGATGTCCTAGTAGATGAAACCTTAAAGCCCTGGCTGTTGGAAGTTAATCTAATGCCGTCTCTGGTTTCTGATGGACCCCTTGAATTAAAAATCAAGGCAAATCTGCTTGCAGACACGCTGACATTAATTGGTGTGCAGTGTCAAAATACCCAGCAGAATATGGACAAAGGGCCCATAATAACTGCAAAAGTGAAAGAAGGTTATCAAAAGACAGCGGCTGGACAGACCGAAACCTCCCAAGAGAGGATGAAGATAATTCGTGAGGtcaaggaggaggaagagagaagAGGCGGTTTTATTCGAATCTTCCCCAACAAGGATACATGGAAGAAATATAGCAATTTCTTGACATACAAATCCTTTAATAGCATGCTGGCTTCTCATCTTTTTACAAAGAAGTCGTCAAAGCCGGGATCCAGCAGTAATGGACTTGGCCAACACTCTGCGCTATATGAGCGAAAGCTGCCACTACTGCGGACAAACATCCCTGAGATGGCACTCAGTCAAGGCAGTCCATCTCATAGTAGAGCAACTCCCAAGGATGTGAGGACATGCAAACCCCTTAATAAGATTCAGCCTCTCCATCTGCATGCAGCAAAGATGTCAGATCCAAAAGCCAGTCGTTTTGGTGTTGGGCAACACTCTGTGCTGCGTGGGCAAAAGCAGCCATCACTGCAGACAAATAAGTCAGTCATTCCATCTAAAACTTCTCACATGAGCAGTGAAAGAGTTTCCAGGGAGGTGGAGAGACAGAGATTGCCCAATTTAGTAACATGCAAACCTTTGGATAATATTCAGCCTCGCCAACTTTTATCAACAAAGCTGTCAGATCAAAAATCCAGCAGTAGTGGACCCTCGGCACTGTATCAGCAAAAGCTGCCGCCATTGCAGTCAAACAGACCCGTGGATCATGTGATGACGCTCAGGCaatttaatagtaaaaaaaactgcACACAAAAATGTGGGTATAATTCAGTCCGTCCATCTAAAATATTTCATCAGAGCAGCGAAAGAGTTCCCAAAGACATCAGGAGACAGGGACTATGTGGCATCAGGGACTCTAGCACAGACTCCGGAAGCATGAGACAAGTTGATCCACAGCCTACTGTTGTGTACGGTTCCAGTGAGCTATTAAACATCATCACTGGCTTCTCGTCCACCTACCAACAACTTTGCGCAGAACTCGATCGGCTATAG